DNA sequence from the Amycolatopsis sp. Hca4 genome:
CCCGAACGTCGCGGCCTGTCCAGGGGGCACTCCAGATGGGGCCCAGCCTGCTTCGCAACGTCTTCAGGTATGCCTCCGGGCGAGCCGGTGGTCCCTCCCGCAAGGGCCCCGGTTTCGCCGTCGGGAGTAAGCGTGACCCCACCGGCGCTTCGAGTCAAGATGCCACACGGGGGTCCCGCCGGTTGGCGCAGCGTGGAAGAGGTTCAGCGGAGCGTGAGCGGCCGAATATCATTCCAGCTACCAGCCGGTAACGCCACCTTGGCGGCTCTACCTGCGGTTTTCCGGTGTGTCGGGGGTATGGCGAAGGCGACACGGCCGGGCTGCGGCCGGGCGTGTCGGGGACGGTTCCCGAAGATCGGTGACGAGGGAGAGCGCTTGCCGGCGACGTGGCGCCACCGCAGGGGCTGCGGTCCCGGACGGCGCTCGGCCCTGACGGACCCGGCCACTCACACCTCTGCACCTCCCTCGCCGGCCGGCCCCCTCGGCCCGGCCCGCTGCTCACCTCCACCTCTCTTCTCTTCCTCTTCTCTGCAGTGCCGGACACCCGGGGCCCGCGCCGCCCTCCACTGCGGCGTGACCACCCTCCGCGTCCAGTGTCTCGCGCTCCGTCGTCGATCCCGTCACGGCACCCAACCGCCGGGGGACGACCTCGCTACGAGAACACCTTCCACGCCGCCGCCAGCTCGACCCGGGACGTGATGTTCATCTTCTGGAACACCTTCTTGAGGTGGAACGCCACCGTGTGCCGGGAGATGAACAGCTGCCTGCCCACCTCGTTGTTGGTGTGGCCCTGGCTGACCAGCTCCGCCACCGCGAACTCCGTGTTGGTCAGCCCGTGCGGGACGACGCCCTCGCACTCGACCGTCCGGGTCGTGCCGCGGCGGACGCCGTACTCGCGGAGCTTGTTCACCACCCGGGCGGAGTCGCGGGTGGCGCTCACCGCCGCGTAGGTGTCGAGCACCGATTCGAGGATCCTGATCGTCCGGTCGCGCTCGGAGCAGCGGGCGGCCAGCAGGCTCGCCAGGTCCTCGCGCGCCGAGGCCGCGCACCAGCGGTCGGGGTGGATGTCGGCGGCCTCGTGGAGCTTGGCCGCGTCCTTCTCCAACAGGCCCGCCGCGTGCAGGGCCGAGCCGCGGATCACGCTGAACCCGGACTGCTCGGCGGCCAGTGCGGCGGACTCCGCCACCGATGCACGGGCCAGGTCGTGCGCGCCCAGCTTGACGCACGCGCGGACCAGCCAGGACGCCGCCGCCGGTTCCGAGACCAGCAGCTGCCTCAGCACCACCGGGTTGGTGACGATCCCGGCGATGAGGCTCGCCGCGCTCGCCACGCCGCTGCGGGCTTCCACCGCCTGCGCGGCCACCCACGCCCCCGGCGCCTGCCCGAAGTAGCCGAGCAGCGCTTCGTCCGACAGCTTGTCGACGAAGTGGCGGCACGCCCGCATGTCCGCGCGGCGGAGGGCACCCAGCGCCAGCACCACGTAGCTCGGCGGCCGCAGCGACCGGTCACCGCACCGCTCGGCGATCTCCAGTCCGGTGCTGATCTCGTCCATCGCGTCGTCGACCTCGCCGGTGGCGAACAGCAGGCTGCCCCGGACGTTGTGCTCGACGGCGGTCATCCGGTCGGAGGCCGCCCCGCACCGGACGGCGCCGGCGGATTCGAGCACGCGGCGGCCGGCGTCGAGGTCGCGGGCCTTGATCAGCAACCCGACGTACCAGAACCGGGCCAGCTGCCCCAGCTCACCGGATTCCCGGCGGTCACCCGAGGCCGCTGCCTTGGCGCAGTGCAGCCCCGCGTCGAGCCGCCCGTTGAACCACGAAGTGGCGGAGCGGCGGAGAAAACCAGCGGTGTCACAGGACCGCTGCATCAAATCATCCCCGAATCCGGTGAACGGGTTCGGCGGCATCTGCAAGTCAGGTACGGTCAACATCGATCGGCTATCCCCCAGGTAATAGACGAAGCGGAATCGAATTGCGGCGCGCCGCGCGCTTCCGGGGAATCATTCCCGACACCGAGCATGAACGGCACGCCCCGTAGGGGCCGTTCCCCCCAAACGTAGTGCGCACCGCGTCAAAGTGGTGTTCGCGCGGAGCGCGGCAAAGCGGAAAACCAGTCACAGCGTGGCGGTACCCCAGAAGGCGCACCGGGGGCGCGCCACCACAACCTCCCCAGGTTGACACGTCAATAATTAACGGCTTACTCGGCCCACAGTAGCTTCGGCGGGACCCGTCGTCATCTCCTGTGTGACTCCGATCACAATCCCCGAGAAGGCTTGGTTTGTGGCGATTTTCTTGCCCTGCAACGGAATTAACTTCGAGTTCACAGCTCGCGTCAGCCCGATGGACTAGCGGGACAAACGGTTAGTAGTCAACAAACCATGCGGTCGGACCATGTTCACGGTAACTATGGTCCAGACCCATGGGAGATCAGCAGGTCACGCCGCACCCCCGCGGAATAGGCGGCAACCAATCCGCGGTGGGCGAGGCGCGTGAATCCGGGCGTTCAGCCCAATCCATTCGCCGATTCGGCGGACAGGTGCAGCAAGGCCCGTGCGGCCAGCCGGTAGCCGAAGGCGCCCAGGCCGACCACCACCCCGCTCGCCAGCGGTGCGATGACCGACTCGTGCCGGAACTGCTCGCGCGCCCACACGTTGCTCAGGTGGACCTCGATCCACGGCGGCTCGTAGCTGGCCAGCGCGTCGCGCAGGCTCCAGCCGGCGATCATCAGCGCACCGGGGTTGACGATCGCGCCGACCGTCGTGTCGCGGTGCTCGTGGACCGCGCCGACCAGCTCGCCTTCGCCGTCACGCTGCACGGACACGACGTCCCACCCGCGGGGGCGCACCTCCTCGGCGACCATCTTCTCGATGTCGGCCAGCGTGTCGGTGCCGTAGATCTCCGGCTCGCGCCTGCCCAGCACACCCAGGTTGGGACCGTTCAGCAGCAGGATTTCTGGCACCGGGAAACACCTCGCTCAGCAGGGGAAACGGACTTCCCCATGCTGTCGGCGGCTGCGGAGGGGCACCACCCCTACGTTGATAGTTGCGCCCGGTGACCTATCAGGTCGGGGGATGCCCGGCCGC
Encoded proteins:
- a CDS encoding LuxR C-terminal-related transcriptional regulator, translating into MQRSCDTAGFLRRSATSWFNGRLDAGLHCAKAAASGDRRESGELGQLARFWYVGLLIKARDLDAGRRVLESAGAVRCGAASDRMTAVEHNVRGSLLFATGEVDDAMDEISTGLEIAERCGDRSLRPPSYVVLALGALRRADMRACRHFVDKLSDEALLGYFGQAPGAWVAAQAVEARSGVASAASLIAGIVTNPVVLRQLLVSEPAAASWLVRACVKLGAHDLARASVAESAALAAEQSGFSVIRGSALHAAGLLEKDAAKLHEAADIHPDRWCAASAREDLASLLAARCSERDRTIRILESVLDTYAAVSATRDSARVVNKLREYGVRRGTTRTVECEGVVPHGLTNTEFAVAELVSQGHTNNEVGRQLFISRHTVAFHLKKVFQKMNITSRVELAAAWKVFS
- a CDS encoding type II 3-dehydroquinate dehydratase, which encodes MPEILLLNGPNLGVLGRREPEIYGTDTLADIEKMVAEEVRPRGWDVVSVQRDGEGELVGAVHEHRDTTVGAIVNPGALMIAGWSLRDALASYEPPWIEVHLSNVWAREQFRHESVIAPLASGVVVGLGAFGYRLAARALLHLSAESANGLG